The Vallitalea longa genome includes a window with the following:
- a CDS encoding glycoside hydrolase family 130 protein — protein MKEVKIIGESLSNMPWQDRPKGKCDPVWRYTENPIINRNPIKGVSRIFNSAVMPYDNKFVGVLRAEPINGRPLLHLGWSENGVDWEIEEEGIDFIDEDGKPYQPRYAYDPRLVKVEDTYYIMWCTDFFGPTIGMAKTKDFKTFVRLENPFLPFNRNGVLFPRKINGNFILLSRPSDSGHTPFGDIFLSESKDLKFWGKHRHVMSKGGNGWWQSMKIGGGAVPIETSEGWLLFYHGVVNTCNGYVYSMGAAILDIDEPSKVKYRSGNFILTPEKWYEEKGFVDNVVFPCATLHDADTGRIAIYYGAADTYVGVAFTNVKDIVNYVIDTHEAIEGDQHLGRI, from the coding sequence ATGAAAGAAGTAAAAATTATAGGAGAAAGTTTATCAAATATGCCTTGGCAGGATAGACCAAAAGGAAAATGTGATCCAGTATGGAGATATACAGAAAATCCAATAATCAATCGTAATCCAATTAAGGGCGTTTCTAGAATTTTTAACAGTGCGGTTATGCCGTATGATAATAAATTTGTAGGTGTTTTGAGAGCTGAACCAATTAATGGTCGTCCTCTTTTACATCTTGGATGGAGTGAAAATGGAGTAGATTGGGAAATAGAAGAAGAGGGAATCGATTTTATTGATGAAGATGGTAAACCATATCAGCCACGTTACGCTTATGATCCAAGATTAGTTAAAGTTGAAGATACTTATTACATTATGTGGTGTACAGATTTCTTCGGTCCGACCATAGGAATGGCGAAAACTAAAGATTTTAAGACTTTTGTAAGATTGGAAAATCCATTTTTGCCTTTTAATAGAAATGGAGTGTTGTTCCCTAGAAAAATTAATGGTAATTTCATTTTATTATCTCGTCCAAGTGACAGTGGACATACTCCTTTCGGAGATATTTTCTTAAGTGAAAGCAAAGATTTGAAATTCTGGGGTAAACATCGTCACGTTATGAGTAAAGGTGGTAATGGATGGTGGCAATCAATGAAAATTGGCGGTGGAGCTGTGCCAATAGAAACTAGCGAAGGTTGGCTGTTATTCTATCATGGTGTTGTAAATACATGTAATGGATATGTTTATAGTATGGGAGCCGCTATTCTTGATATAGATGAACCTTCAAAAGTTAAATATCGTTCGGGTAATTTTATTTTAACTCCTGAAAAATGGTATGAAGAAAAAGGATTTGTTGATAATGTAGTATTTCCATGTGCAACATTACATGATGCTGATACTGGTAGAATCGCAATTTATTATGGGGCAGCAGATACATATGTAGGAGTAGCATTTACTAATGTTAAAGATATTGTGAATTATGTTATAGATACTCATGAAGCAATTGAAGGAGATCAACATTTAGGTAGAATTTAA
- a CDS encoding glycoside hydrolase family 30 protein encodes MKIKCKRSLVCSILTVSLIISMIIPSTIPTYAATTVNINWNDIKQEIDGFGVSAAAYAGYWKDMPEPERTEILDLLFSNEKGIGLTIFRSEIYGHILSEDGTWNFSSDEAQAWAMKEAKKRGVDKLIGTVWSPPAWMKTNNSIIGGSLKEECFQQYADFLAGYIKGYKELHDLDMYAVSIANEPVFPAKWQSCCWKSSEIRDFLKNNLKPSFERENITSKVIAAEDSNWSDFLVRKALDDTDACSRLDIVGAHQYQGIIRPLSRAKEKGKRVWMTELSDPQKSFLTDMNDGLFWANVIHKFLAKADVNAFLYWLGVYNADKGEGLIRIDLENGTYETSKKLYVLGNYSRFIKPGYVRIGITENPISDVKLSAYKDEETGDFTIVAINESDTNHVINITLSEFNAGKITPYVTNADVNLQKYDDIQLSNGNFTVSLGAGSVTTLVGTQGSEPSPVKQWSMVDKLDDWSKIDSRSDNWTLDNDTCKGNFEQDYSRATRTNSESGYIIYHNNNIKDFLGNIYYRDNSLDEISFFTSPDNVTWTPLDVIHTPSFATSAEWYQTKFSPLDDIIDGTNYLKVEFTGNGNVWNKQLAQINILSNEQPAIITDTYDDWSKVYEKSSNIAFDTTNNDNFEQDESRACRTTSTSEFLTYKLDGEDNHITDFTLKAYYFIDFPCIKFFGSSNNVDWSEISTEHTSPVSTQNKWNRTLYSPIDDITDDTKYLKIEIYGGGPHPWDRQLSELNIYSNGK; translated from the coding sequence ATGAAGATTAAATGTAAAAGAAGTCTAGTGTGTTCTATACTTACTGTATCACTTATTATATCGATGATTATTCCATCAACAATACCAACTTATGCTGCAACTACTGTAAATATTAATTGGAATGATATAAAACAAGAAATTGATGGCTTCGGAGTTTCAGCTGCAGCTTATGCTGGTTATTGGAAAGATATGCCTGAGCCTGAAAGAACTGAAATATTGGATTTATTATTTTCTAATGAAAAAGGTATAGGATTGACTATTTTCAGAAGTGAAATATATGGACATATTCTATCAGAAGATGGTACTTGGAATTTTTCTAGTGATGAAGCGCAGGCATGGGCAATGAAGGAAGCTAAGAAAAGAGGAGTAGATAAGTTGATTGGAACTGTTTGGAGTCCTCCAGCTTGGATGAAGACAAATAATTCAATTATAGGTGGTTCATTAAAAGAGGAATGCTTTCAACAATATGCTGATTTTCTCGCTGGGTATATAAAGGGATATAAAGAATTACATGATTTAGATATGTATGCTGTATCTATTGCTAATGAACCTGTATTTCCAGCAAAATGGCAGTCTTGTTGTTGGAAATCAAGTGAAATCAGAGATTTTTTAAAAAATAATCTGAAACCTTCTTTTGAACGTGAAAATATAACTTCTAAGGTAATTGCCGCTGAAGATTCTAATTGGAGTGATTTCCTTGTAAGAAAAGCTCTAGATGATACTGATGCTTGTTCAAGACTTGATATTGTTGGAGCTCATCAATATCAAGGCATAATCCGTCCGCTTTCAAGAGCAAAAGAAAAAGGAAAAAGAGTTTGGATGACAGAATTATCAGACCCACAAAAGTCTTTTTTGACAGATATGAATGATGGTTTGTTTTGGGCGAATGTAATACATAAATTTCTAGCAAAAGCAGATGTAAATGCTTTCCTATATTGGCTAGGTGTCTATAATGCTGATAAAGGTGAAGGACTGATACGAATTGATTTGGAAAATGGTACATATGAAACAAGTAAAAAACTATATGTGTTGGGTAACTATAGCCGTTTTATAAAACCCGGTTATGTAAGAATCGGTATTACAGAGAATCCTATATCAGATGTTAAGTTATCAGCCTATAAAGATGAGGAAACAGGAGATTTTACTATTGTTGCAATTAATGAAAGTGATACCAATCATGTTATTAACATTACTCTTTCAGAGTTTAATGCTGGTAAAATAACTCCATATGTAACGAATGCAGATGTTAATTTACAAAAGTATGATGATATACAGTTGTCAAATGGCAATTTTACAGTATCGTTAGGAGCTGGAAGTGTTACCACTTTGGTGGGAACTCAAGGTTCAGAACCAAGTCCAGTAAAACAATGGTCTATGGTTGATAAATTGGATGATTGGTCTAAGATAGATTCACGTAGTGATAATTGGACTTTGGATAATGATACTTGTAAAGGAAATTTTGAACAGGATTATTCAAGAGCTACAAGAACGAATAGTGAGAGTGGATATATTATATATCATAATAATAACATAAAAGATTTCTTAGGGAATATATATTATCGTGATAATAGTTTAGATGAAATATCTTTTTTTACATCACCAGATAATGTAACATGGACACCATTAGATGTTATTCATACTCCTAGTTTCGCTACGTCTGCAGAATGGTATCAAACTAAATTTTCACCACTAGATGATATAATAGATGGTACTAATTATCTAAAAGTTGAATTTACAGGGAATGGTAATGTTTGGAATAAACAACTTGCTCAGATTAATATATTAAGCAATGAACAACCAGCCATTATAACAGATACATATGATGATTGGAGTAAAGTATACGAAAAATCAAGTAATATTGCATTCGATACAACTAATAATGATAACTTTGAACAAGATGAATCAAGAGCGTGTAGAACTACTTCTACTTCAGAGTTTTTAACATATAAATTGGATGGCGAAGATAACCATATTACTGATTTCACACTAAAAGCTTACTATTTTATTGATTTTCCTTGTATTAAATTCTTTGGATCATCAAATAATGTTGATTGGTCTGAAATCAGTACTGAGCACACTTCACCAGTAAGTACTCAAAATAAATGGAATAGGACATTATATTCCCCAATTGATGATATTACAGATGACACAAAATATCTTAAAATAGAAATATACGGTGGTGGTCCTCATCCATGGGACCGTCAACTTTCAGAACTAAACATTTACAGCAATGGAAAATGA